The genomic region CAGGCCGCTTTGCCCCTGACGTGGCCGCCGTTGATGCCCAACGCGCCGCCGACCCCAGCCTTGACCATGAAACGCCGCTTTCCGAGGTGTTTGAGGACCAGATCCTGTGTGCCGACCTGATCCTTCTGTCCAAGGCCGATCTCGCCGGCGAAGCGGGCCTTGCCACCGCGCGTGAGGTCATTACCGCCGAGATGACGCGGCCGATCCCGATGCTGTCCATGACCGAAGGGGTCATCGACCCGCGCGTGATCCTTGGCCTGAAGGCCGCGGCAGAAGATGACCTTGCCGCCCGCCCCTCGCACCATGACGGCCATGACGACCACGAACATGACGACTTCGACACCATCGTCATCGACCTGCCCGAGGTGACCGACCCCGAGGCCCTTGCCGCCGCCATCCAGCGCCTTGCCGACGAACAGAAGATCCTGCGCGTCAAAGGCCATGTTGCCGTTGCCGGCAAGCCGATGCGGATGCTGGTCCAAGCCGTCGGCGCGCGGGTGCGGATGCAGTATGACCGGCCTTGGGGTACAGCCCCCCGCCGGTCGCAACTGGTGGTTATCGCCGAGCACGACGACATTGACGAAGCGGCAATCCGCAAGGTTCTTGGGGCCTGACAGAGTGGGACGGGTCGGGTGGCAGGCAGAGGCAGGCACGGCGGTCAAAGGACCGTCGCGTCCCGGGCTTGACCCGGGACCTCTGACGTCCCCCGAGGCCCCGGGTCAGGCCCGGGGCGGGGTCTCCTTCGTCAGCCGATGCGGGAGGGCCTGACGCCATGCACGTCGTCTTCCGTGAAAGCCACGGGCTGGAGGAAACCGAAGCCCCCTTCGACCCCGGTCAGGACCCCGCCGATCTGGTGGTGCTGTCCTTTTCCGACAGCGATCTCGGGGCCTTCATTGCGGGCTATGAGCGGGCGCAGAAACTGGGCACCGGGTATCCTACGGTGCGACTGGCCAACATCATTGCGCTGAAGCACCCGATTTCCGTCGACACCTATGTCGAGAGGACACTGTCCGGTGCCAAGGCGATCCTCATCCGCCTGATCGGCGGCGAGGCCTATTGGCCCTATGGCCTTGCCACCATTCAGGACCTTGCCCGTCGTCAGGGCATGGCGCTGGCGATCCTGCCCGCCGATGGCCGCCCCGACCCCCGGCTGGATGAGCTGTCGACGCTGCCGATCTCGACCCTGCGCCGCTTGCAGGCGCTGTGTGATGAGGGCGGGGCGGTCGCCGCGCAGGCCGCCTTGGCGCAGCTGGCCTTGGCCGCGGGGCTTTATGCCGGTCCGGTTCTGGGCGACAAGACCGTGCCGCAGATGGGGTTCTATGACCCGGAGCGTGGGGTGATCGCCGCATCGGACGTCTTGAACACCCGTCCCGGGCTTGACCCGGGACCTCGGCCCGCGCCTGTCATGCCCTCCGCAACGAGTGGTCCCGGGTCAAGCCCGGGACGCGATCCCTTTGAACCAGAAGCTCAGGACGCCACACCCCACGCCTCCCCTCCCCCTCTGTGGGGAGGGGCTGGGGGTGGGGGGCTGCCCGCAACCAAAGGCCCGGTCCTCGTCACCTTCTACCGCAGCTACCTGACCGCAGGCGACACCGCGCCGATTGACGCGCTGATTGACGCCCTGCGCGCTGCAGGCTTCGCCGCCTATGGTGCTTTCGCCCCCAGCCTGAAGGCCCCGGGTGTGGGCGACTGGCTGCGCGCGCATCTGGCCGCCTGTCCGCCGGTTGCCATCCTCAACGCCACTGCCTTTTCGGCGCAAGGGGCAGACGGTTCCACCCCGTTTGACGGTGCCGATTGCCCGGCGTTTCAGGTCGCCCTTTCCACCGCCCGCCGCCGCGACTGGGTGGCGTCCGACCGGGGGCTGTCGCCTGCCGACCTTGCCATGCACGTCGTGCTGCCCGAGGTGGATGGTCGCCTGTTCGCCGGTCTCATCAGCCACAAATCCCCTGGCAAGCGCCACCCTGACCTGCAATTTTCGCGCTTCGCCCACCGCGCTGATGCTGCGCGGATCAGGGCCGTGGTTGATCGTGTCACGGCGTGGCACCACCTTGCCACGACCCCCGCCGCTGACCGGCAGTTGGCCCTGATCCTGTCCACCTACCCCGGTCGGGCGCATCAGATGGCCCATGCCGTTGGTCTTGACGCCCTCGCCTCGACCGAAACGCTCCTGTCGACCCTCGCTGCCGAAGGGTACGGGGTCACCGAAGGCGCCCCCCTGCCTCAGGCGCTGACCGAGACCCTGACCTGGCCGCTGGCGGATTACCTCACCGCGCTGGACACCCTGCCAGAGCCCCTGCGCCAGACGCTGACCGAAGCCTGGGGCGACCCCGCCGCCGACCCATCCGTCAAGCAAGGGCAGTTCCACTTCCCCGCCACCCGTCGCGGCCAGGTCCTTGTCGCCCTCCAACCTGAACGCGGCGACGTCCAGACCCGCGACGGCGACTACCATGACCTGTCGCGTACCCCGCGCCACGCCTATGTCGCCTTCTACCTCTGGCTCCGCGCCCAAGGTGTCCACGCCCTGCTCCACATGGGCGCGCATGGCACGCTGGAATGGCTGCCCGGCAAATCCGTCGCCCTTGGTGATACCTGCTGGCCCGAAGCCCTGATCGGCCCCACCCCTGTCATCTACCCCTTCATCGTCAACGACCCGGGTGAGGCGGCACAGGCCAAGCGCCGGATCGGGGCTGTTACCCTTGGCCACCTGCCACCCCCCATGGTCGCCAGCGCCCTGCCCCCCGCCCTCGCGACGCTGGAGCGTCTCTTGGACGAATACTCCACCGCCGACGGCCTTGACCCCGCCCGCCGCACCCGCCTGATCGCGTCCATTCAGGATGAGGCCCGGGCGTCCGGTGTCGCGGATGACCTCGGGCTGGCCAAAGACGCCACCCCGGCTGAAACCATCACCCGGATTGACCGTTTCGTCTGTGACATCAAGGAAAGCCAGTTCGGCCACGGCCTGCACATCTTCGGCGAAGGGCAGGGGGAGCGGGACGGCCTTCTGCGCGCGCTGAACGGCCGCCGCGTGCCCCCCGGACCCGCAGGTTCCCCCAACCGGGGCCGCTGTGATGTGCTGCCCACCGGCCGCAACCTCTTTTCCGTCGACCCGCGCGCCGTGCCGTCGCGCAATGCCCATGCGCAGGGCGTCAAGCTGGCCGCGGAGCTGGTCCGCCGCCACCTGCAAGACCACGGCGACTATCCGCGCGGGCTGGTGGTGGACCTGTGGGGCAGTGCCACAATGCGCACCAGCGGGGAGGAATTCGCGATGGCCCTCCACCTTGCCGGCCTTGTCCCGAAATGGGACGAAGGTTCGGCACGAGTGTCGGGCTTCGAAATCCTCCCCCTCGCAATCCTCGGCAGGCCAAGGATCGACGTCACCCTGCGCGTCTCGGGCCTGTTCCGTGATGTCTTCCCCACCCTCGCCCAACTGTTCGAAGCCGGGGCAGAGGCGCTGTCCCAGCGTGACGAAACGCCCGAGGACAACCCCTACACCCTGCGCGCCCCCCGCGTCTTCGGCCCGCAGCCGGGGCAATACGGCCTTGGCATGGGCACCGCCGCCGATACCTTCACTGCCGAAGCCCGCGCTGCTGCCGGCGAAGCCTGGCTGAACGCGTCAAGCTGGGCCATCGGCACCGACGGCCAATCCACCGAAAACCGCAAGGGCCTTGAAGCGCGGGTCCTGAACGCCGATGCCTTCGTCCATGCCCAGGACCTGCCCGAAACCGATGTGCTCATGGCCTCCGACTATGCGGCACATGCGGCAGGCTTTGCCGCCGCCGTGGCCCGCCTTGGCGGCCAGACGCCAAGCCTCTACCACCTCGACGCCACCCGCCCCGACGATCCGCGTGCCCGCACCCTGACCGAGGAAATCGCCCGCACCGTCCGCGCCCGCGCCGCCAATCCCCTTTGGGCGGAGGGCATGATGGCCCACGGCTACCGCGGGGCCGCCGAAATCGCCGCCACGCTGGACCACATGGCCGCCTTTGCCCACCTCGCCCAGGTTGTGCCGCCGCACCTTTTCGACCTCTACCACGACGCCACCCTTGGCCGCGAAGACGTCCGCGCCTTCCTCGCGCAGGAAAACCCGCAGGCACTTGCCGCCATGGAAGACCTTTTCCGCCGCCTGCGCGACGCCGGCCTCTGGCAGACCCGCCGCAACTCCATCGCAGCCACGCTGGACGGTGCCGCATGACCCATCCAGCCTTTCACATTTGCCCAAATATCCCCGCCGGAGGCTGCCCGAGCCGGTTGCGCGCTTGCGCGCAGAGGCGAGACAAAAGGCTTGCGCGGAACGCGCTCCACCTGAAAACCGCCCGAACCCCAGGGCGCTCCGCATGACCGCTGCGCCTGAAATCAAGGGCTGGTGCCCCGGTGCCCTGCGCCCGATGCTGTCCGGTGACGGTCTTGTCGTGCGCATCCGTCCGCCGTTTGGCAGCCTGACCCCGGCGCAAGCCGCTGCTATCGCAGAAGCCGCCCAAACCCATGGCAATGGGATCATCGACCTCTCCGCCCGCGCCAACCTGCAACTCCGCGGCGTGACTCAGGCGTCGCACCCCAAGCTTATTGACGACCTCAGCGCCCAAAGCCTCATCGACCCTGATATCGAGACCGAAAGCCTTCGCAATCTCATTGTCACGCCCTTTCTTGACGCTGAAACCGCCGTCCTTGCCGCCACCCTGACCGCCACGCTGACACGGATGCCCCGCCTTCCGGGCAAGTTCGGCTTCGCGCTGGACACCGGCCCGCGCCCGGTGCTGACGGCTGCGTCTGCCGACATCCGGGTGGAGCGGGCGGCGGATGGGCGGCTGATCCTGCGGCCGGATGGCCTGCCCTTTGGCAAGCCCATCACTGACCTCGCCGCCGACACGCTGGCGCTGGCGGACTGGTTCCTTGCCTCGGGCGGTGTCACCAATGGGCGCGGCCGGATGGCGGCGCTGATTGCCCGTGGCATCATCCCGCCCGGCTGCGACACCGCCCCGGCCACCCCGCTGCCGCAACCGGAACCGGGCCTGCACCCCGATGGGGCGCTGGTGGCTCTTGCCTTTGGACAGATGCAGGCCGAAACCCTGTCGGCCCTCGCCGCCCTTGGCCATGAGATCCGCCTGACACCCTGGCGCATGCTGCTTCTGGTCGGGGCCACACGCCTGCCGGAGCTTCCCGGTCTTGTCACCGATCCCGCCGACCCGATCCTGCGTGTCACCGCCTGTACCGGTGCGCCCGGCTGCCCGCAGGCGCTGGGCGAGACGCGGGCCCTGGCCCGCAGCCTTGCAGCACGTCTGCCGGAGGGGAAAAGCCTCCACGTTTCGGGGTGCACCAAGGGCTGCGCGCATCCGGGTGTCTCGGACCTGACGCTGGTCGCCACTGCCAGGGGCTATGACCTTGTGCACGGCGGCACCGCGCAGGATACCCCTTCGCATCGCGCCCTGATGCCATCTGCGATTCCAGATCACCTGCCCGACCATACGAAGGCCCCAAATGCCCCACCTCTATGAAACCGACGGCGCAGCGATCTATCTGCAATCCTTCGCCATGATCCGGGCCGAGGCCGCCCTTGCCCGCTTCACCCCCGAGGAAGAGATCGTCGCCGTCCGCATGATCCACGCCGCCGGAATGGTGGATCTTGCCCCCCATATCCAGTTTTCCCCCGGCATGGCGATTGCCGCCCGCGCAGCGCTGGAGGCTGGCGCGCCAATCCTGTGCGACGTCCGCATGGTCAGCGAAGGCATCACTAAAAAGCGCCTGCCCGCCGAAAACCGGATCATCTGCACCTTGCAGGATCCCGCCGTACCGGCACTTGCCGCCAGTATGGGGAACACCCGATCGGCTGCCGCGGTCGAGCTTTGGCGGCCTTACCTGCAGGGGGCGGTGGTGGCCATCGGCAACGCGCCCACGGCGCTGTTCCACTTGCTCAACATGCTGGAAGATCCCGCCTGTCCCCGGCCTGCCGCGATTGTCGGTTGTCCGGTTGGCTTTGTTGGCGCGGCGGAATCCAAGGATGCGCTGATGGCTGCCCCGCCGGTGCCGTCGGTCATCGTGAAGGGCCGCCTTGGCGGGTCGGCGATCACCGTGGCCGCGATCAACGCGCTTGCGAGCCGGAAGGAATGACCATGGCCCCGATCAGCGGCAAGGTCATCTGTGCGGGCCTCGGCCCCGGTGATCCCGACCTGATGAGCCTGCGCGCCGCGCGGGTGATCGGGTCGGCCCGCCACATCGCCTATTTCCGCAAGGAAGGCCGTGCCGGGCAGGCCCGCCGGATCGTCGAGGGGATGCTGCACCCGGAGGCCGTCGAATACCCGATGGAATATCCGGTCACGACCGAGCTTCCCTTTGACAGCCCGGAATACACCGACGCTCTGGCGCGGTTCTATGACGACTGGGCGAACCGGCTTGCAGCCTTGGCCGCGACCGAGGATGTGGTGGTCCTGTGTGAGGGCGACCCGTTCTTTTACGGCAGCTTCATGCACCTGCATTCCCGCCTGCAGGGCCGGGTGCCGGTCGAGGTGATCCCCGGCATCACCGGGATGACCGGCTGCTGGCACGCGACCGACACGCCGATCACCTGGGGCGATGACGTGCTGACCGTGCTGATGGGCACCCTGCCGGAGGAGGACCTCGTCCGCCACATGGCCAATGCCGACGCGCTGGTCGTGATGAAAACCGGCCGCAACCTGCCCCGCGTCCGTCGCGCGCTGGAGCGGGTGGGGCGGCTTGACGCCGCCTGGCTGGTGGAACGCGGGACGATGCCGAACCAGCGTGTGGCACGGTTGGTGGATGTGGATGCCTCCGACTGCCCCTATTTCGCGATCGTCCTCGTCCATGGTCATGGACGTCGTCCGGAGTTGCCGGAATGACCCTGCAGTGCCCTTGGCTGCGGACAGAACCGGGGGGGTTCACACCCCCCGGACCCCCCGTGGGATATTTGGACAGAAGAGAAAGTTCAAAGGGAAGAAGGGGGCAGCGATGACCGGGTCATTGGTCATTGCGGGCCTTGGGCCGGGGGCGGAGGCTTTGGTCACGCCAGAGGTCACGACGGCACTTGCGGCGGCGACGGATGTGGTCGGCTACATCCCCTATGTGGCGCGGGTGGCCCCTCGGCCCGGGCTGATGCTGCATCCGTCCGATAACCGGGTGGAGCTTGACCGTGCGCGGGCGGCGCTGGAGATGGCAGCGGCGGGCAAGCGCGTGGTTGTCGTCTCATCCGGCGATCCTGGGGTGTTTGCGATGGCCTCAGCGGTGTTTGAGGCACTGGAGGGGCGGGAGGACTGGCAGGCGCTGGACATTCGGGTGCTGCCGGGGATCACCGCGATGCTGGCGGCGGCGGCGGCGGCGGGGGCGCCCTTGGGTCATGATTTCTGCTGCATCAACCTGTCGGACAACCTGAAACCCTGGGAGGTGATCGAGACCCGGCTGCGCCACGCCGCCCGGGCCGACTTTGCGATGGCCTTCTACAACCCCCGCTCGGCCAGCCGCCCTGAGGGGTTTGCGAAGGCGCTGGACGTGCTGCGGGCCGAATGTGGGGCGGATCGGCTGATCACCTTCGCGCGCGCCGTATCCACCCCCGATCAGCGGATCGTCACGGTTACCCTTGGCGAAGCACTGCCCGAGATGGCGGATATGCGCACGGTGGTGATCGTCGGCAATTCCGCCACCCGCCGGGTCGGGCGCTTTGTCTATTCGCCAAGGAGTGCTGGATGAGCCCGCACCCCCTTGTCGTTCACTGCGTGACCTCCTCGGAGTTTGCGCGCGAGGAGTGCACGAAGTGCTCGACGAGTGTTCCCTTAGCCCAGCCAGGCCATGACGTCCTTGACGCTACGCGCGACCGGGCGCGGTGGGATCTGCGGGCGGTCGATCATCAGGACCGGCAGACCGAGGGCGCGGGCGGCGGCAATCTTGGCGACGGCACCTTTGCCGCCGGCGTTCTTGGCGACGACGACCTGCGTGGCATGCGACTGCAGGAGGGCGGTGTCGCCCGCCACGTCGAAGGGGCCGCGCGCCACCACCACCTGCGCCTGGGGAAGGGGCAGGGGGGTGGTCGGAGGGTCCACCAATCGCAGAAGGTAATGGTGCTGGGGCTGACCTGCGAAGGGCTCAAGGTGCTGGCGACCGATAGCAAGGAACACGCGCTGCGGCGGGCCAGCAAGGGCAGTGACGGCGGCGGGGATGTCGGGGACATGGGTCCAGCGGTCGCCTTCACCCGCCACCCAGGGCGCGCGCTCCAGCGCGATCAGGGGCGTGCCGGTTGCGGTGCAGGCGGCGACGGCAT from Tabrizicola piscis harbors:
- the cobW gene encoding cobalamin biosynthesis protein CobW translates to MTDLTKIPVTVITGFLGAGKTTLIRHLMQNPQGKRLAILVNEFGTVGVDGDILKSCADDNCPVENIVELANGCICCTVADDFIPTIEALMAMPVRPDHILIETSGLALPKPLLKAFDWPAIRSRITVDGVIALADAEAVAAGRFAPDVAAVDAQRAADPSLDHETPLSEVFEDQILCADLILLSKADLAGEAGLATAREVITAEMTRPIPMLSMTEGVIDPRVILGLKAAAEDDLAARPSHHDGHDDHEHDDFDTIVIDLPEVTDPEALAAAIQRLADEQKILRVKGHVAVAGKPMRMLVQAVGARVRMQYDRPWGTAPRRSQLVVIAEHDDIDEAAIRKVLGA
- the cobN gene encoding cobaltochelatase subunit CobN, with amino-acid sequence MHVVFRESHGLEETEAPFDPGQDPADLVVLSFSDSDLGAFIAGYERAQKLGTGYPTVRLANIIALKHPISVDTYVERTLSGAKAILIRLIGGEAYWPYGLATIQDLARRQGMALAILPADGRPDPRLDELSTLPISTLRRLQALCDEGGAVAAQAALAQLALAAGLYAGPVLGDKTVPQMGFYDPERGVIAASDVLNTRPGLDPGPRPAPVMPSATSGPGSSPGRDPFEPEAQDATPHASPPPLWGGAGGGGLPATKGPVLVTFYRSYLTAGDTAPIDALIDALRAAGFAAYGAFAPSLKAPGVGDWLRAHLAACPPVAILNATAFSAQGADGSTPFDGADCPAFQVALSTARRRDWVASDRGLSPADLAMHVVLPEVDGRLFAGLISHKSPGKRHPDLQFSRFAHRADAARIRAVVDRVTAWHHLATTPAADRQLALILSTYPGRAHQMAHAVGLDALASTETLLSTLAAEGYGVTEGAPLPQALTETLTWPLADYLTALDTLPEPLRQTLTEAWGDPAADPSVKQGQFHFPATRRGQVLVALQPERGDVQTRDGDYHDLSRTPRHAYVAFYLWLRAQGVHALLHMGAHGTLEWLPGKSVALGDTCWPEALIGPTPVIYPFIVNDPGEAAQAKRRIGAVTLGHLPPPMVASALPPALATLERLLDEYSTADGLDPARRTRLIASIQDEARASGVADDLGLAKDATPAETITRIDRFVCDIKESQFGHGLHIFGEGQGERDGLLRALNGRRVPPGPAGSPNRGRCDVLPTGRNLFSVDPRAVPSRNAHAQGVKLAAELVRRHLQDHGDYPRGLVVDLWGSATMRTSGEEFAMALHLAGLVPKWDEGSARVSGFEILPLAILGRPRIDVTLRVSGLFRDVFPTLAQLFEAGAEALSQRDETPEDNPYTLRAPRVFGPQPGQYGLGMGTAADTFTAEARAAAGEAWLNASSWAIGTDGQSTENRKGLEARVLNADAFVHAQDLPETDVLMASDYAAHAAGFAAAVARLGGQTPSLYHLDATRPDDPRARTLTEEIARTVRARAANPLWAEGMMAHGYRGAAEIAATLDHMAAFAHLAQVVPPHLFDLYHDATLGREDVRAFLAQENPQALAAMEDLFRRLRDAGLWQTRRNSIAATLDGAA
- the cobG gene encoding precorrin-3B synthase, which translates into the protein MTAAPEIKGWCPGALRPMLSGDGLVVRIRPPFGSLTPAQAAAIAEAAQTHGNGIIDLSARANLQLRGVTQASHPKLIDDLSAQSLIDPDIETESLRNLIVTPFLDAETAVLAATLTATLTRMPRLPGKFGFALDTGPRPVLTAASADIRVERAADGRLILRPDGLPFGKPITDLAADTLALADWFLASGGVTNGRGRMAALIARGIIPPGCDTAPATPLPQPEPGLHPDGALVALAFGQMQAETLSALAALGHEIRLTPWRMLLLVGATRLPELPGLVTDPADPILRVTACTGAPGCPQALGETRALARSLAARLPEGKSLHVSGCTKGCAHPGVSDLTLVATARGYDLVHGGTAQDTPSHRALMPSAIPDHLPDHTKAPNAPPL
- a CDS encoding precorrin-8X methylmutase, whose translation is MPHLYETDGAAIYLQSFAMIRAEAALARFTPEEEIVAVRMIHAAGMVDLAPHIQFSPGMAIAARAALEAGAPILCDVRMVSEGITKKRLPAENRIICTLQDPAVPALAASMGNTRSAAAVELWRPYLQGAVVAIGNAPTALFHLLNMLEDPACPRPAAIVGCPVGFVGAAESKDALMAAPPVPSVIVKGRLGGSAITVAAINALASRKE
- a CDS encoding precorrin-2 C(20)-methyltransferase, producing MTMAPISGKVICAGLGPGDPDLMSLRAARVIGSARHIAYFRKEGRAGQARRIVEGMLHPEAVEYPMEYPVTTELPFDSPEYTDALARFYDDWANRLAALAATEDVVVLCEGDPFFYGSFMHLHSRLQGRVPVEVIPGITGMTGCWHATDTPITWGDDVLTVLMGTLPEEDLVRHMANADALVVMKTGRNLPRVRRALERVGRLDAAWLVERGTMPNQRVARLVDVDASDCPYFAIVLVHGHGRRPELPE
- the cobJ gene encoding precorrin-3B C(17)-methyltransferase, which gives rise to MTGSLVIAGLGPGAEALVTPEVTTALAAATDVVGYIPYVARVAPRPGLMLHPSDNRVELDRARAALEMAAAGKRVVVVSSGDPGVFAMASAVFEALEGREDWQALDIRVLPGITAMLAAAAAAGAPLGHDFCCINLSDNLKPWEVIETRLRHAARADFAMAFYNPRSASRPEGFAKALDVLRAECGADRLITFARAVSTPDQRIVTVTLGEALPEMADMRTVVIVGNSATRRVGRFVYSPRSAG
- a CDS encoding cobalt-precorrin-6A reductase; the protein is MTRILLLGGTTEANLMAKAIADAGLAGVYSYAGRTEAPMGQPIHMRMGGFGGVEGLRTYLVDQAITHVIDATHPFAAQMSANAVAACTATGTPLIALERAPWVAGEGDRWTHVPDIPAAVTALAGPPQRVFLAIGRQHLEPFAGQPQHHYLLRLVDPPTTPLPLPQAQVVVARGPFDVAGDTALLQSHATQVVVAKNAGGKGAVAKIAAARALGLPVLMIDRPQIPPRPVARSVKDVMAWLG